Proteins from one Bradyrhizobium roseum genomic window:
- a CDS encoding DMT family transporter, producing the protein MSPIDRAGRLSSLGLILLAVTSVGWGLNFPIMKHLLTEWPPLSSRGLSGIAGAAALALVALARRQKLSVPRPIWLRLLLVSMLTIGGWVAFMGLALLWLNASEAAVLGISIPVWVAFLAWPILGERLSPLRAVALTVALAGIVVLIGGNGIDASVEKWPGLACALAGAVCVGLGTVLTKHFPLAMPPLSLAAWQIGLGCLPIAIVGLAIEQPHLAALSYVGWLSLLYMTLIQFCFCYVCWFAALERLPAATASIGTLLVPVVGVLSAAAMLHEPLGLREIAALVITLGGVAVALRA; encoded by the coding sequence ATGTCTCCGATCGATCGCGCGGGGCGGCTGTCGTCGCTCGGGCTCATCTTGCTCGCCGTCACGTCGGTCGGATGGGGCCTCAACTTTCCGATCATGAAACATCTGCTGACGGAATGGCCGCCATTGTCGTCGCGCGGCCTGAGCGGCATTGCCGGTGCCGCGGCCCTGGCGCTGGTTGCGCTCGCGCGGCGGCAAAAACTGAGCGTGCCGCGGCCGATATGGCTGCGGTTGTTGCTGGTGTCGATGCTGACCATCGGCGGGTGGGTCGCGTTCATGGGACTGGCGTTGTTGTGGCTCAATGCCAGCGAGGCCGCGGTGCTCGGTATCTCGATTCCGGTGTGGGTGGCGTTTCTGGCGTGGCCGATTCTCGGCGAGCGGCTGTCGCCGCTGCGCGCCGTCGCGCTGACGGTCGCGCTGGCCGGTATCGTCGTTTTGATCGGCGGCAACGGCATTGATGCCAGCGTCGAGAAATGGCCGGGGCTGGCATGCGCGCTGGCCGGCGCGGTTTGCGTTGGCCTCGGCACCGTGCTGACCAAGCATTTTCCGCTGGCGATGCCGCCATTGTCGTTGGCCGCCTGGCAGATCGGGCTCGGATGCCTGCCGATCGCGATCGTCGGGCTTGCGATCGAACAGCCGCATCTGGCCGCTCTGTCTTATGTCGGCTGGCTGTCGCTGCTTTATATGACGCTGATCCAGTTCTGCTTTTGCTACGTCTGCTGGTTCGCCGCGCTGGAACGGCTACCGGCGGCGACAGCCTCGATTGGTACCTTGCTGGTTCCCGTCGTCGGCGTCCTGTCGGCCGCAGCAATGCTGCATGAGCCGCTCGGCTTGCGCGAGATCGCGGCATTGGTGATTACGCTGGGTGGCGTGGCCGTGGCGTTGCGCGCGTGA
- a CDS encoding SDR family NAD(P)-dependent oxidoreductase: MTDRIRLDGRVAVVTGAAGVIGTATIRLLAERGARIVAVDRREDDLKAAIKGLPASAEALAVTADVTHEDEVADYVRATVDRFGTIDAFYNNAGIEGDIKPIPEYSLESFRRVLDVNVVGVFLGMKHVLPVMLKQNKGSIINTASIAGLMGSPMIAVYSASKHAVIGLTKSAAWECTGTGVRVNCVCPGLIDSRMLSTILQGRNPGNEPPPNDKIVDRIPARRLGQASEVASIVAFLASDEASYVSGSAYTVDGGRTAA, translated from the coding sequence ATGACCGATCGAATTCGACTCGATGGCCGGGTTGCCGTCGTCACCGGCGCGGCCGGCGTCATTGGAACCGCAACCATCCGCCTGCTGGCCGAACGCGGCGCCCGTATCGTCGCCGTCGACCGCCGGGAGGACGACCTCAAGGCCGCCATCAAGGGCCTGCCCGCCTCGGCCGAAGCGCTCGCGGTGACAGCCGATGTCACGCACGAGGACGAGGTCGCGGACTATGTCCGCGCCACGGTCGACAGGTTCGGCACGATCGACGCGTTCTACAACAACGCCGGCATCGAGGGCGACATCAAGCCGATCCCGGAATATTCGCTGGAGAGCTTTCGGCGCGTGCTCGACGTCAATGTCGTCGGCGTCTTTCTCGGCATGAAGCACGTGCTGCCGGTAATGCTGAAGCAGAACAAGGGCAGCATCATCAACACCGCCTCCATCGCCGGCCTGATGGGGTCGCCGATGATCGCGGTCTACAGCGCCAGCAAGCACGCGGTGATCGGGCTGACCAAGAGCGCGGCCTGGGAATGCACCGGCACCGGGGTGCGCGTGAATTGCGTGTGCCCCGGCCTGATCGACAGCCGCATGCTGAGCACGATTTTGCAGGGCCGCAATCCCGGCAACGAGCCGCCGCCGAACGACAAGATCGTCGACCGGATTCCGGCGCGCCGGCTTGGCCAGGCGTCCGAGGTCGCCTCCATCGTGGCGTTCCTCGCCTCCGACGAGGCGAGCTACGTTTCCGGCTCCGCCTACACCGTCGACGGCGGCCGCACCGCCGCCTGA
- a CDS encoding sodium:proton antiporter — protein sequence MAADLDGTKLGLTWCLPFVGILLSIALFPLFAPHFWEHHHGKVALFWAVLISVPMALSLGTATTANALVHTALLEYIPFILLLLALFTVASGIVVSGNLHGAPMTNTVLLGIGTILASLIGTTGASMVMIRPVLRANDDRKHNVHVVVFFIFLVSNIGGSLTPLGDPPLFLGFLRGVDFFWTTRHLFSETLFVSAVLLAAFFVMDTIIYRREGHVPSDPTPDQPIRLHGGLNMLLGGVIIIAILLSAKLQLGTLSILGTEVSIQNLLRDAAMVVVTLVSILITPKRNHEANGFSWSPIAEVAALFAGIFVSIVPVLAMLRAGSAGAFAPLVAMVTNADGSANVAAYFWLTGALSSFLDNAPTYLVFFELAGGNAEWLMRQGALTLAAISSGAVFMGANTYIGNAPNFMVYAIARQKGVKMPSFFGYMLWSGCVLLPVFALTTLIFFRT from the coding sequence ATGGCGGCCGACCTGGACGGAACGAAGCTGGGCCTGACATGGTGTCTGCCGTTCGTCGGCATATTGCTCTCAATTGCACTCTTTCCTCTTTTCGCGCCGCATTTCTGGGAACATCATCACGGCAAGGTCGCCCTGTTCTGGGCGGTACTCATCTCCGTTCCCATGGCGCTATCGCTCGGTACTGCAACCACGGCGAATGCGCTCGTTCATACCGCCCTGCTGGAATACATTCCCTTCATTCTGCTCCTGCTGGCATTGTTCACAGTCGCCAGCGGCATCGTGGTTTCCGGCAATCTGCATGGGGCGCCGATGACCAATACGGTGCTTCTCGGCATCGGGACCATTCTCGCCAGCCTGATCGGTACCACAGGCGCATCCATGGTGATGATACGTCCCGTTCTTCGCGCCAACGACGACCGGAAGCACAATGTGCACGTCGTCGTGTTCTTTATTTTTCTGGTTTCAAACATCGGCGGCTCGCTCACGCCGCTCGGCGATCCACCCCTGTTTCTCGGTTTTCTCCGAGGGGTGGACTTCTTTTGGACCACGCGACACCTGTTCTCCGAAACGCTGTTCGTGTCCGCCGTGCTCCTGGCGGCTTTCTTTGTGATGGACACGATTATCTACCGACGCGAAGGCCACGTGCCGTCGGATCCGACACCTGATCAACCGATCCGGCTGCACGGCGGCCTCAACATGCTGCTGGGCGGCGTCATCATTATTGCCATCCTGCTCAGTGCCAAGCTGCAGCTCGGCACCCTTTCGATACTGGGGACGGAGGTATCGATTCAGAATCTGCTGCGCGACGCCGCCATGGTCGTCGTGACGCTGGTGTCGATTCTCATCACACCCAAGCGGAATCACGAGGCAAACGGTTTCTCGTGGTCGCCGATCGCGGAAGTAGCCGCGCTGTTCGCGGGCATCTTCGTGTCAATTGTTCCGGTGTTGGCAATGTTGCGGGCCGGAAGTGCCGGGGCCTTCGCGCCCCTCGTCGCCATGGTCACGAACGCGGACGGCAGCGCCAACGTCGCAGCCTATTTCTGGCTGACAGGCGCGCTCTCGTCCTTTCTGGACAACGCGCCGACCTATCTGGTTTTCTTCGAACTTGCGGGCGGCAACGCCGAGTGGTTGATGCGCCAGGGTGCCTTGACGCTCGCGGCAATCTCGTCGGGCGCGGTATTCATGGGGGCCAACACCTATATCGGGAATGCTCCGAACTTCATGGTCTACGCCATCGCCCGCCAGAAGGGCGTCAAGATGCCAAGCTTCTTCGGCTACATGCTTTGGTCCGGATGCGTGCTGCTGCCGGTCTTCGCATTAACAACCCTGATTTTTTTCCGAACCTAG
- a CDS encoding alpha/beta hydrolase — translation MPVTLDPDAAAIFQAFQDAGRPAYETLPPSEAREYYRIGRVVMNPEPPAIESNEPLSIPAPHGAIPARIYTPTTLRRHNGLAPCLVFFHGGGWVIGDLDTHEVVCQQLAHEGELIVISVDYRLAPEHKFPAAADDAVTATKWVADNARQLGIDAAQLLVGGDSAGGNLAAVVALAARDNGPKLAGQVLVYPATDFAMKHPSHSEPETSVLLTHSVIKWFSNHYLNSAADIDHWKASPARAKTLAGLPPAYVLTAGADPLRDEGAEYAARLKEAGVPVTYRHFPGQFHGFFTMGKLLQQANVAVSEIASWMKALK, via the coding sequence ATGCCCGTCACTCTCGATCCCGATGCCGCCGCCATCTTCCAGGCTTTCCAGGATGCCGGCCGTCCCGCCTACGAGACGCTGCCGCCATCGGAAGCGCGCGAATATTACCGGATCGGCCGCGTGGTCATGAACCCCGAGCCGCCCGCGATCGAATCGAATGAGCCGCTGTCGATCCCCGCGCCGCACGGCGCGATCCCGGCGCGCATCTACACGCCGACGACGCTGCGCAGGCACAACGGCCTCGCGCCATGCCTGGTGTTCTTTCACGGCGGCGGCTGGGTGATCGGCGATCTCGATACCCATGAAGTGGTTTGCCAGCAGCTCGCTCATGAGGGCGAACTGATCGTGATCTCAGTCGACTACCGTCTCGCGCCGGAACACAAATTCCCCGCCGCCGCCGATGACGCCGTCACCGCCACCAAATGGGTGGCGGACAACGCCAGACAACTCGGCATTGACGCCGCGCAGCTTCTGGTCGGCGGCGACAGCGCCGGCGGCAATCTCGCCGCCGTGGTGGCACTGGCCGCGCGCGACAACGGCCCAAAGCTCGCCGGCCAGGTACTGGTCTATCCCGCCACCGATTTTGCGATGAAGCATCCCTCGCACAGCGAGCCCGAGACCAGCGTTCTGCTGACGCACTCCGTGATCAAATGGTTCAGCAACCACTATCTCAACAGCGCGGCCGACATCGATCACTGGAAGGCCTCGCCCGCGCGCGCCAAAACGCTGGCCGGCCTGCCGCCGGCCTATGTGCTGACCGCGGGCGCCGATCCCCTGCGCGACGAGGGCGCCGAATATGCCGCGCGGCTGAAGGAGGCCGGCGTGCCGGTGACCTACCGCCACTTCCCCGGCCAGTTCCACGGCTTCTTCACCATGGGCAAGCTGCTGCAGCAGGCCAATGTCGCCGTCAGCGAAATCGCGAGCTGGATGAAGGCGCTGAAATGA
- a CDS encoding DJ-1/PfpI family protein, with protein sequence MSAPSPTPTPLQIGLVLFPRVTQLDFTGPLQVFSSLPDAKVHLIWKRIEPVTSDSVLLLTPTTTFADCPQLDVICVPGGFGTDDMINDEEMLAFLRKQAPGAKYITSVCTGSLVLGAAGLLKGYRAATHWTAMDFLSAFGAIPTKTRVCVDRNRVTGGGVTAGIDFALTLVSLLHDRKTAETIQLRLEYNPAPPFNSGSPDTAPPEVLAIMKDRIAAGQIRRGEMIERAAARMG encoded by the coding sequence ATGTCCGCGCCGTCCCCCACGCCTACCCCGCTGCAAATCGGTCTCGTGCTGTTCCCAAGAGTCACCCAGCTCGATTTCACCGGTCCGCTGCAGGTGTTCTCCAGCCTGCCCGACGCCAAGGTGCACCTGATCTGGAAGCGGATCGAACCGGTCACCAGCGATTCCGTGCTGCTGCTGACGCCGACCACGACCTTTGCGGACTGTCCGCAGCTCGACGTCATCTGCGTGCCCGGCGGCTTCGGCACAGACGACATGATCAATGACGAGGAGATGCTGGCCTTCCTGCGCAAGCAGGCGCCGGGCGCCAAATACATCACCTCGGTCTGCACGGGTTCATTGGTGCTCGGCGCCGCCGGCCTGCTGAAAGGTTATCGCGCGGCGACGCACTGGACGGCGATGGATTTCCTTTCGGCGTTCGGCGCGATTCCGACCAAAACGCGGGTCTGCGTCGACCGCAACCGCGTCACCGGCGGCGGCGTCACGGCGGGCATCGATTTCGCGCTGACGCTGGTCTCGCTGCTGCACGACCGCAAGACCGCGGAGACCATCCAGCTCCGTCTCGAATACAATCCCGCGCCGCCGTTCAATTCCGGTTCACCCGATACCGCGCCGCCGGAAGTGCTCGCCATCATGAAAGACCGGATCGCAGCGGGGCAAATCCGCCGCGGCGAGATGATCGAGCGCGCCGCCGCGCGGATGGGCTGA
- a CDS encoding NADH:ubiquinone oxidoreductase subunit NDUFA12 gives MKLFLLKFFTWWSGQTFGTQLWTWRFGELVGEDEQGNRYYRTKGRKIDPTLGFERRWVIYNGYAEATRVPPSWHGWLHHTVDVAPTEENYTPREWEKPHVPNMTGTPAAYRPSGSTLASGRRPKATGDYQAWTPGN, from the coding sequence ATGAAGCTGTTTCTGCTGAAATTTTTCACCTGGTGGAGCGGCCAGACGTTCGGGACGCAATTGTGGACGTGGCGATTCGGCGAGCTGGTCGGCGAGGACGAGCAGGGCAACCGCTACTATCGCACCAAGGGCCGCAAGATCGATCCGACGCTCGGCTTCGAGCGGCGCTGGGTGATTTATAATGGCTATGCCGAGGCGACCCGCGTGCCGCCATCCTGGCATGGCTGGCTGCATCACACCGTCGATGTCGCGCCGACCGAAGAGAATTACACGCCGCGGGAATGGGAAAAGCCGCATGTCCCGAACATGACCGGCACGCCCGCGGCCTATCGTCCTTCCGGCTCGACGCTGGCCTCTGGCCGCCGTCCCAAGGCGACCGGCGACTATCAGGCGTGGACGCCAGGAAACTGA
- a CDS encoding GlxA family transcriptional regulator: protein MIGVLIFPDFQLLDAAGPISAFEIAARFAEGAPAIRTLAVTPGPVRSSSGIEIVARRLKSASAITTLIVAGGEGVRQAAACEKTLHFVRASARRGVRIASVCSGAYVLAEAGLLDGRRATTHWQRTPHFVKAYPQVKLEPDRIFVRDGNVWTSAGISAGIDLSLAMIAEDYGDEIAQQTARQLVLYHRRSGGQSQFSSLLELKAPNGRFGTLLAWARENLDAPLTVEDLAEQAGMSARHFTRAFVAETGTTPSKAVERLRIEVARQRVQSSSEAIEHVAQSTGFRDPERMRRAFIRAFGQPPQSLRRAARAG, encoded by the coding sequence ATGATCGGCGTTCTCATCTTTCCGGATTTCCAGTTGCTCGACGCCGCCGGGCCGATTTCGGCCTTCGAGATCGCGGCACGCTTTGCGGAAGGCGCGCCGGCGATCCGCACGCTGGCGGTGACGCCGGGACCGGTGCGTTCGTCGTCGGGCATCGAGATCGTCGCGCGGCGATTGAAATCCGCATCCGCGATCACGACGCTGATCGTCGCGGGCGGCGAAGGGGTACGGCAGGCGGCGGCCTGCGAGAAGACGCTCCATTTCGTGCGCGCGAGCGCCAGGCGTGGCGTCCGCATCGCCAGCGTCTGCTCCGGCGCCTATGTCCTCGCCGAGGCCGGCCTGCTCGACGGCCGCCGCGCCACCACGCACTGGCAGCGCACGCCGCATTTTGTCAAAGCCTATCCGCAGGTGAAGCTGGAGCCCGACCGCATCTTCGTGCGCGACGGCAACGTCTGGACCTCGGCCGGGATATCGGCCGGCATCGACCTGTCGCTGGCGATGATCGCGGAGGACTATGGCGACGAGATCGCGCAGCAGACCGCCAGGCAACTGGTGCTCTATCACCGCCGCAGCGGCGGCCAGTCACAATTCTCCTCGCTGCTGGAATTGAAGGCGCCGAACGGCCGCTTCGGGACGCTGCTGGCCTGGGCGCGCGAAAATCTCGATGCGCCGCTCACGGTGGAAGATCTCGCTGAACAGGCCGGCATGAGCGCGCGGCATTTCACCCGCGCCTTCGTGGCCGAAACCGGCACCACGCCGTCAAAGGCGGTCGAGCGGTTGCGCATCGAGGTGGCGCGGCAGCGCGTGCAGTCTTCCAGCGAGGCGATCGAGCACGTCGCGCAGTCCACCGGCTTTCGCGATCCGGAACGGATGCGCCGCGCCTTCATCCGCGCCTTCGGCCAGCCGCCGCAATCGCTGCGCCGCGCGGCGCGGGCGGGATAG
- a CDS encoding DUF2155 domain-containing protein, protein MLRTIALTGLAALIAATMTSLVPPAQAQIGNIFSDPPLRPPGAIPRGNQQPQPYPDDDEEVPELPRGRLLPTPNRPPPGQGLPPPGSFQSQPLAPPPGTTVAPQGTQPGVAVQPPQPGQPGVATAPPGQRQPPAKGAPASPATLQPGDEVVSEPPATKITNKKASFSGLDKITGRIINFDEDIGETVQFGALRVKTSACYTRPSTEAANTDAFVEVDEITLQGEVKRIFSGWMYAASPGLHGVEHPVYDIWLTDCKGPDQTIVSAQPDPKTAAPPAAAAKRPPQPKQAAPRPPGQPPQPQFQPQPQQAPPPPPPPQQRPGGLFGGLFGN, encoded by the coding sequence ATGCTTCGAACCATTGCCCTGACCGGTCTTGCGGCCCTGATCGCCGCCACCATGACGTCGCTCGTGCCGCCGGCGCAGGCGCAGATCGGCAATATCTTTTCCGACCCGCCGCTGCGGCCGCCGGGTGCGATTCCGCGCGGCAACCAGCAGCCGCAGCCGTACCCTGACGACGACGAGGAAGTGCCGGAGCTGCCGCGCGGCCGCCTGTTGCCAACCCCGAACCGTCCGCCGCCGGGGCAGGGCCTCCCCCCGCCGGGCAGCTTCCAGTCGCAGCCGCTGGCGCCGCCGCCGGGAACGACGGTCGCGCCTCAGGGCACCCAGCCGGGCGTTGCCGTCCAGCCACCGCAGCCGGGCCAGCCGGGCGTCGCCACCGCCCCGCCGGGCCAGCGCCAACCGCCAGCCAAAGGCGCGCCGGCATCGCCGGCCACGCTGCAGCCGGGTGACGAGGTCGTGTCCGAGCCGCCGGCCACCAAGATCACCAACAAGAAGGCGAGCTTTTCCGGCCTCGACAAGATCACCGGCCGCATCATCAATTTCGACGAGGACATCGGCGAGACCGTGCAGTTCGGCGCGCTGCGCGTGAAGACCAGCGCCTGCTATACGCGGCCGTCGACGGAAGCCGCCAACACCGACGCCTTTGTCGAGGTCGACGAGATCACGCTGCAGGGCGAGGTGAAGCGGATTTTCTCCGGCTGGATGTACGCGGCAAGCCCCGGCCTGCATGGTGTCGAGCATCCGGTCTACGACATCTGGCTGACCGACTGCAAAGGTCCCGACCAGACCATCGTCAGCGCGCAGCCCGATCCGAAGACGGCCGCGCCGCCGGCGGCCGCCGCCAAACGTCCGCCACAGCCAAAGCAGGCCGCGCCGCGTCCGCCGGGACAGCCGCCGCAGCCGCAGTTCCAGCCGCAGCCGCAACAGGCGCCGCCGCCACCGCCTCCGCCGCAGCAGCGCCCCGGCGGATTGTTCGGCGGGCTGTTCGGGAATTGA
- a CDS encoding BA14K family protein, translating to MINLKVLSTVAAIALVVPMLGAAQAQEGRGGGMGSGGGGGAAMGGGMRAGGGGGGGGGAAMGGGMRAGGGGGGPAMGGGMRAGGGGGGPAMGGGMRAGGGGAAMAPGAGGGFRGDQMGAAPGGGGFRGGVAAGGGDRGFRAEGIRPGVGGGRFAGGGYQGGGWQGGGRHVHRHGYRHGGFWPGVGIGVGLGTTYGYYGSPSYYDDSYGYYDDGVVAVAPQTGGDDVAYCMQRYKSYDPASGTYLGYDGQRHPCPAQ from the coding sequence ATGATCAATCTTAAAGTTTTGAGTACTGTGGCGGCAATCGCCCTGGTGGTGCCGATGCTCGGCGCCGCGCAGGCGCAGGAAGGCCGCGGCGGCGGGATGGGAAGTGGCGGCGGCGGTGGCGCGGCTATGGGCGGCGGCATGAGGGCCGGCGGCGGCGGCGGTGGCGGTGGCGGTGCAGCCATGGGCGGCGGCATGAGGGCCGGCGGCGGCGGTGGCGGTCCAGCCATGGGCGGCGGTATGAGGGCCGGCGGCGGCGGTGGCGGTCCAGCTATGGGCGGCGGCATGAGGGCCGGCGGTGGCGGGGCGGCTATGGCCCCAGGCGCGGGCGGCGGATTTAGAGGCGACCAGATGGGCGCTGCACCCGGCGGTGGCGGCTTCCGGGGTGGCGTTGCGGCTGGTGGCGGTGACCGAGGCTTCAGGGCTGAAGGCATTCGACCCGGCGTCGGTGGCGGTCGCTTTGCGGGTGGTGGCTACCAAGGTGGCGGCTGGCAAGGCGGCGGTCGACATGTCCATCGTCACGGCTACCGTCACGGCGGCTTCTGGCCGGGCGTAGGGATCGGGGTCGGCCTTGGGACGACCTACGGATATTACGGCAGCCCGTCGTATTACGACGACTCCTACGGCTATTATGACGATGGCGTAGTCGCGGTGGCCCCCCAGACCGGCGGCGATGATGTGGCGTACTGCATGCAGCGCTACAAATCGTACGATCCCGCGTCAGGGACTTATTTGGGCTATGACGGCCAGCGTCATCCCTGCCCGGCGCAGTAA
- a CDS encoding response regulator encodes MPRILVVDDDPMVCVAIEVCLARKGFEVTVADGGEAGMRALETADFDVMLIDVFMPHMRGFEAIRMFHERRPDIPVVAMSGYAFANTERAPDFLRITIELGAVCCLRKPFTPDALLASVNQCIAMPKASVNQLKS; translated from the coding sequence GTGCCGCGGATTCTCGTGGTCGATGACGACCCGATGGTGTGCGTCGCCATCGAGGTCTGTCTGGCGAGGAAGGGCTTCGAGGTCACCGTCGCCGACGGTGGTGAAGCGGGAATGCGCGCACTGGAAACCGCCGATTTCGACGTCATGCTGATCGACGTGTTCATGCCGCACATGCGCGGTTTCGAAGCGATCCGGATGTTCCACGAGCGCAGGCCGGACATACCCGTCGTCGCGATGTCCGGCTATGCCTTCGCCAATACCGAGCGCGCCCCCGATTTTCTGCGGATTACCATCGAACTCGGCGCGGTATGCTGCCTGCGCAAGCCCTTCACGCCGGATGCGCTGCTGGCCTCTGTCAACCAATGCATCGCCATGCCGAAGGCTTCCGTAAACCAACTGAAATCGTGA
- a CDS encoding coiled-coil domain-containing protein produces MAFFKRELGPIERFENALKEKQTARQKLADRLAAAESELAEKRTAAEKLAVAGAANARLDRAEAAMRAVEDRAKTWRAELAEFDEQVASAERALTDAKAQRDRDTMADQIEAMASAIERAVPGFDGGANALVEAVTKAAMSIPDATRFSGNVDAVRREVLAAADLICWELRSAAVRTRAGNANLASLAPSEAENPLSPEIDRQLIYTLHPLRWREGDEVRRVPAFALVGLPKTLLAAALQHQHVDHLNARRVQTLMHLHGSAGLGEPEADDPQLVDLDALLIAEEAPSPQADVA; encoded by the coding sequence ATGGCTTTTTTCAAGCGCGAACTCGGCCCGATCGAGCGTTTCGAGAACGCGCTGAAGGAGAAGCAGACGGCGCGGCAGAAGCTGGCGGACCGGCTGGCGGCGGCCGAATCGGAACTGGCGGAAAAGCGCACCGCCGCCGAAAAGCTGGCGGTGGCCGGCGCCGCCAATGCCCGGCTCGATCGCGCCGAAGCCGCCATGCGCGCGGTCGAGGACCGCGCCAAGACGTGGCGCGCCGAACTGGCAGAATTCGATGAGCAGGTCGCCTCGGCCGAACGCGCGCTGACGGACGCCAAGGCACAGCGCGACCGCGACACCATGGCGGACCAGATCGAAGCCATGGCTTCAGCGATCGAACGCGCCGTGCCGGGATTCGACGGCGGCGCCAACGCGCTGGTCGAAGCCGTGACCAAGGCCGCCATGTCGATCCCCGACGCGACGCGGTTCTCGGGCAACGTGGACGCGGTGCGCCGCGAGGTTCTCGCCGCCGCGGATCTGATCTGCTGGGAGCTGCGATCCGCCGCGGTGCGTACGCGCGCCGGCAACGCCAATCTCGCCAGTCTCGCACCGTCAGAAGCGGAAAATCCGCTATCGCCGGAGATTGACCGGCAGTTGATCTACACCCTCCATCCCCTGCGCTGGCGTGAGGGTGACGAGGTGCGCCGGGTTCCGGCCTTTGCGCTGGTCGGGTTGCCGAAAACGCTGCTGGCGGCGGCGCTGCAGCATCAGCACGTCGACCATCTCAACGCCCGCCGCGTGCAGACACTGATGCATCTCCATGGCAGCGCGGGGCTCGGCGAACCCGAGGCGGACGATCCGCAGTTGGTCGATCTCGACGCCTTGCTCATCGCGGAGGAAGCGCCGAGCCCGCAAGCCGACGTGGCCTGA